Genomic DNA from Salvia miltiorrhiza cultivar Shanhuang (shh) chromosome 1, IMPLAD_Smil_shh, whole genome shotgun sequence:
TCAGACAGCTCAACACCTATGTAAGTTCTTGCCTTCAATTGGATTCtgttttttctcaattttccccACCAAAGATTCTGCGCACGTGTTTAATCAACAGAGTTAATTAAGACTTTTATTTGATATATGTATGCGTGAAGATAGTTGTTATTTGATCCTAATTTACAAGTTAATTTGTTTAATCACACAGACAAATATTCTAGAAGAATGATATATAGTGGTCGAtgagaattaatttaatgaaattCCATTCAAAGGAGTGGAATTTGATACATTATTGGTGCAGGGATTCAAAAAGATCGATTCGGAGAAATGGGAGTTCGCAAATGAGGAGTTTCTGAGGGGCGAAAAGCATCTCTTAAAGAACATCCGGAGAAGAAAGGCTgcgacggcggcggcgcctCCCCCGCCGCAGTCCGCCGTGGAGCTCGGGCGGTTCGGACAAGACTGCGAGGCGGAACGGTTGAGACGAGACAAGCACGTGTTGATGATGGAGCTGCTGAAGCtgaggcagcagcagcagaataATAGGTTATATCTTCAACAAATTGAGCAGAGATTGCAAGGAACAgagaagaagcagcagcagatgaTGAGATTCTTGGCCAAGGCAATGCAGAATCCTGATTTTGTGAATCAGTTGGCGCGGCAGAGGGAGAGGAGGGAGGATCTCGAAGAGGACGCCTGCAAGAAGCGGCCAAGGCCGATTGAAGATGCAGGCACGAGTCGAAACGATAGTGGGCTGAATACTGATGTTAAGGTCGAGTTTGATGAGGATTTGTGTGGATTTCAGATGTCGGAGCTTGAGGCGCTTGCCCTGCAAATGCAGCGTTTGGGGAAGGCCAAACCGGGCCAGAGTTCGAATTTCGAGCAGCTTGCGAGTTATGATAGGGAGCTGGACGAGGGATTCTGGGAAGACTTGCTTAAACAGGGATTTGATGAAGGGGAAAAATTAGTAAAGGATGAAGATGCAGAGGAATAGCAAGGaatgtatttcttttttctttttttcaaggaGAGGAATAGGAATGTTATCGCTAATTAGGTTTCAAATGTTGGATGAATTCCAAGCTAAGAAGTTTAGTTGAATAATCGGTTTAATCGAATTGATCTGGATAATATTTTGGGTTTAATTTGATTCTCCACTGTTGCTGTTTGTATTGGTGAACGTTTAATTCTCGAACGAGTAACTATGTCTCAAAAATAGTGTTTCATTGAATATTGTGTATTTTAGAAGTTGGCCAATTTTTCCTAATCATTTTCTAAAGTAAATCGTGGAAGTTTTTTTAAGTATATGTGGCTGCGATCTTACATCTAGAATAAAAGATCTCATTGATTGCTACATGATGCTAATGTTTTCTATGCTTTGGGTTGACATTTATTGTCATTATTAAAAGTTATTTCTAGTGTATACTAGTATTTATGACATTTTGACTTGGCTGCTTATGGTTGTTTCCCTTATGAAAAATCTGATTTATTTACGACATTTTCTAAACTTTATGACATTCTTGAAGTTTGAtctatttataaaaaaagatTTGCTAGAACAATAATACTCCTTCACATCTTTAACGTACACGTACATATAATAGGTTTGACTTGAGAAATATAAATGAATGCATGCTCTGATTTACAAACTCAATCTATTTATTCCTGTATAAATAGTTTCAATTTCAGTGGTAGTTTTGGTAACTTCCCCGCGCTTATATCGATCCGAACTATAAAAGGACCAACTTTTAATTTATGGAATGTTAAATGTATAAGTGGAATTAATAGCTAGCTCTAACTTATATTAGTAGCTTGCTTATATTGACCTTGGATTTGGTTAGGGGTGGGACGGTACGATATACCTTAATAAATTGTtcataccttataccttacctttacATTTGGTATGGAGAAATTCCATACatttaccttacctttaccgACCGTATACCTTAAATTACGATATGAAAAAATTCCATACTTTTACCGTACCGTATTTCGGTATACCGCTGTTTCAGTATACCGTATCATGTTTCGATATACCGCACTTACATGGTATATTGAAATTGATAAATTTCAGTACGATGATAtcgataattttattttgaacatgCTTACCTGATAAACAACATCAAACAAATATAATGTCAACAATAAAACTCAAacgcaataaaataaataaagtacaaAATTTGTTCCCGTCTCAGCAATTTCACAAGTCTACAATATAACAATATTGACAATACTATAACTTAAATAAggtgaatattatattatagcTATGCTAAGCCTATAATATCAATATAAACATTTTTGTatcgatgatatttatattctcatacttgtatatatattcatgtaaatatatatgttataagttagatgtaatttattacagaacaataatcttagttatatactataaaatatagagtgaaaatttaaaatgccttATTCCTTAAGTTCTAtagtaaaaatgcccttttttataaatataagcatTCTATGACATATTCTTTAAATATCCTTtgatttgatgagtttgcttggttttctatgaaagtcttacacatttgaccgatttgacagccacCAGTCATAAAaatcaacgatttgacagctactAGTCAAGAATACATATGAACGATGGGTGGCTAGACCATGTGTCcacccgggcggacacatgattttatcaatTGGACACATGATTTGGGTGgcagatcatgtgtccgaccaATAAAACCATGTGTCCGTCAGgtgaaatcatgtgtccgcccggccggacacatgattttatcggtcatGATCTGAGTGACAGATCATGCGTCCGatcgataaaatcatgtgtccacccggtgaaattatgtgtccgtctggccggacacatgatctagccacccactggtcatatgtattcttgactgatagctgtcaaatcgttgacttttatggcTGGTGGCTAttaaatcggtcaaatgtgtaagactttcacaaaaaactaagtaaactcatcaacatcaaagggtaaaataggtacttcacataattaaGGAAATGGGTATTTTGGCCTATTAACACtaaaatataactatataacTCACATAAGGTGAATATTATATCataactatatatattataaattaatgtattatattttgtttattttttaacatttgatgatatttataaggTGAATATTATAGCATAGCTATATATATGAactatattttgtttatttttgtgtcatttgatgatatttataaattcatttacttgtatatattcatataatatagattatatacatcattttataaaatttatcaatatttttaaaaatataaacataaaaatatatattatatattttaaaactataaattttgATACGGTATATACTGCGATTTTCGATATACCAGTATATACCAACAATTGCGGTATATCAGAACAAGGTATTATACCTTAATACCGATATATAccggtatatacctttaatacggtatttattgatttttttggtATATACTTCGGTATCGGTATATGTCGATATACCCGATATCTGGAAAATTCATACCTTTGTCTTACCGTAAATTTTtggtacggtatcataccttatcgAAAAATTCGGTATATCTTAAGTTCGATATTTTACGTATTTTTCAATATGATATGACCGATATATCGAGTTTTCGATATATTTCCCCAGCCCTAGATTTGGTAAAGGAACTATTATTGATCAAGCCGTAGAGGGCATCACGAGAAATACAAATCATGCTCTTTTCAGCAGCAGACGTGATCTTAcgttataaaataatactaatttcTTTCCTAATTCaaaatacatattaatttggtagatttctcattttttttaaaatgtggCAATTATACGTTAATTAAATGCAACAAAAGATGTTGTGTAATTATACAATTAATAATCATACTTATGTCATAATTTACTATAGCCCAGTGATTAAAATTCAGAGTATGTGCAAGtctaaaaatttaatttcataaacaaAAAGTTcgaccaaataattaaaaaaaaagctcTAATATATGTCATAATTTACATTTTGCCTTGAAGATATCACAACATAGTTATTCAATGGAGCATCCGTAGTGAGGGGCGTGGAGGTCGGTGCGCACTCGGCCCACGCCTCCCCCCCATATCGCACCCACTCAACCAAAGTCCGAATTTATTTGTGAAGAGCGCGTGCATTACACggttctttaaataaataaataaatctttttttACTAATTTTCAATTGATTTTTCAAGAGTAAAAGTGGAGGCTCTTCCACTATAGATGGTAGGAAccacttttaaaagtccatctTAATTCTCTACTACAGATGCTGATGCACCTCCTTCATGTTACTTTGAAAAGAATTAGCCAATTAGGGCTCATCTTTATACACTTGTGACTTTACCATTGTTCTATTGTATGAGCAAATTccaataaattttaataatattaagttTGTAATTTGTATAGTTTGAGTAATTTTAAGTTTGTCACCGATTCCAAATCAGTGGCGCGATTGTTTGTTGATTGTTGACACCGATTGCTTCCTGTTTTAAGTCTTCCAAACCAGTGCGCTGATTGCTAGCGCCGGTGCTTCGCCCACATCTTCTGTTGATTGTGTTGGCCGGTGCTTCGTCGTTGTTGGCCGGTGCTTTTAATCAAATTGGCATATTTGAGTTCTTTTAATCAAATTGGCCGATTCCTGCCATGGCTTCCAGGTGAGGCTTCTATTGCTTGTTGCTGTAGATTTCCGTTTGTTGCTGTAGATTTTTAGTTCATCTTTTCTTTTTAGTGCTTTCATTTTGCTGGGTTTGTTTGGAGTGGACGTTGAATAATTTATTGAGCTCAGGGAgaatgacaaaaaaatattattaattgcaACATAGGAGTTTGCAGATTGAAATTTAGTGTATCCATTTTTTGGTCAAGGAGAATCATCTTctgctatttttctttttgagctacTACCGTCACTTTAATTTGCAAATTTTTGGTCAATATTGAAAGTTGTGGCAGATTGAGTTTGCAACATAGGAGTTTGCAGAACTTTCTATTAAAGATCGTGGGGAAAATGCAGTGGCGGAGCTACAGCTTAAGCAAGTGGGGCAATTGCCccccctcaattttttttaatatagctaatatattcatatatatgtgtataattataaaaaataataataataattcttgccccaccaaaattttgaaaaaacagGTGCAAAGTTTTTGCCCCCCTAATCTTTAGGGGCCTGGCTCCGCCCATGGGAAAATGGATTTAGGgtaaagttcgtgatattatatgaaATTATGCAATCAAACGCAGTGTTTCATTTACCGGAATGGTGTGTGCCGGTGAGCCACATCAGCGCCACGTCGATTCCGATTTGAGGGGAAAAAAATCGTGGGAAACTTGAACAAgtatcaaagtatttgataaaaaaaatactagaatttttaaagatcgtggaaaaaataaatttcggacaaaattcgtgatattatatgcaattaatcctttattttaGTATCTTTTGTTCAATATCTTGCTAGATGGGTATCTTTTTTCTAGTCATTACTTACCAcattaacaaaattaattaaagaaaaaaaagtacatAAAAACTAACGTTATTCCATTTCTTCTTGATGAAGAGTTGAAAGAGCTCCAGATTTTTTCCCATGCCCATGAAATAAAATCAATGAAACTAGTGAATATTATGTAGGTTCCGGTATATATATCTAGCTTTTATAATTGATAACAAATAAAAGTGGGTGGTGGACGACAAAAATTAAACCTAGGAACTTGGTCGGTTTGATATTTTCTAAACTTGGCATTTTGCTTCTTGATTTTTCAGATTAAGACAGCGTCGACGGTCATAATATTTTCGGCGCCCAGAGACTGTTCGGTTGCTCTCATTTAGGGATTTTGACCCAACATTTCTTCGAGAGTCGgcaatttctatttttatttgaatcgCTCGCTTGTTTGGCCTCAAATATATTTTCAAGACTAAAATTGAAATGAAATCAGGAGCTACagttttattaaataatttaaaatactgCCCAACTATGATGGAATAGGACCGCCAAGGTCATCCCCAATTATAAAActcaattcaaaattatttattttcctcacattatttttgtatttttttcaatcacacacacacacacgtataTATAGGAGaggactatatatatatatatagggggccgctccaatgcgaccccctaattttaatgagatctagggcacgatctggtgcatttattttatcaatccaatggctgatattgtatttggaggatgattttttttcgcagggttcgaatcctggaaggagcagaatattttaaattttgttattcatcagtatatactgcattgttcatcagtatatacggccttgttcatcagtatatatgtcttgttcatcaataaaatttaataaattcgtaatgaataagacatatatattgatgaacagggccgtatatactgatgaacaatgcagtatatactgatggataacaaaatttaaaatattctgctccctccaggattcgaaccctgcgaaaaaaaaataccctccagatacaatatcagccataggattgataaaataaacgcaccagatcgtgccctagatctcactaaaattagggggtctcattggagcggccccctatatatatatatatatatatatatatatatatatatatatatatatatggagaggttcaaataagaaccactaaataaaattagaacagagaaccattttaaaccattcgatcatcaagatctacggtggatgcatcatcttggtggatgaatgcagatcctgggttcgaattctgaagggagcaaaaaatttattaaatagcgaatgcattaatttatatagcagatgcattgattttaatggttcttatgttctcacgataagtgtggttctcactataaccgcaccctatatatatatatatatatatatatatatatatatatatagggttgagttcttgtagtatccaagcttatggtAGTACCGTATgaccaaatcttgaccacacgaTTTGGATAAGAGGTGCATTGagattgtgacacgtggcaagaagCAATTCAAGACAAAAATCTGGACATgggtaaaattgaaaaaaaaaatcgtatattaaatatatatatattttttttattatcaaaatattcatattttagatGTATAAAGGTTCAAACTAAGATGCATacaatttcatataaaaatgcataagatttcaccccaccccaccccacccctgcaccccccccacccccacccaccccgccccaattttttttttaattttttcaaaaactgattttctgaccactgacccatccccacccaccccccaatttttttttttcgaaaactgattttctgaccactgacccatccccaccccccaaaaaatattttttttttattttttcaaaaactgattttctgaccactgacccacccccaccccagccacccaccacccaccccctccccaaattttaattttcatttttttttaatttttggggaTGCATAATTTCATACACAgatatgcatatattattacatgaaaatgcataaaacattaactacaaataattatttttgcaaatacattttaaaaaaaaccctaaacactaaacccttaatactaaaacactaaactctaaacatcattaaaccctaaacactaaaaccaaaaccctaaaataaatactaagcactaaaacctatatacactaaaacactacacactaaaacctaaaaactaaaccctaaacactaaaacactaaaatctaaacatcattaaaccctaaatactaaaacccaaaccctaaaataaatactaaacactaaaacatatacactaaaacactacataCTAAActctaaaaactaaaccctaaacactaaaccctaaaaattaaaccctaaacactaaaacactacagactaaaccctaaaccctaaacactaaacactaaacactaaatcctaaacactaaaaacctaaacactaaatcctaaacactaaaccctaaacccaaaaccctaaaaactaaaacactacacactaaaccctaaaaactaaaaacctaaacacgaaaaacctaaacactaaaccctaaaccct
This window encodes:
- the LOC130999443 gene encoding heat stress transcription factor A-7a-like, with product MKSRFPIKEEEVFGSSSNSWQHDEPDSVAPRPMEGLHEAGPPPFLTKTFDMVDDFTTSHIVSWSRGGRSFVVWDPIAFSSMLLPAYFKHNNFSSFVRQLNTYGFKKIDSEKWEFANEEFLRGEKHLLKNIRRRKAATAAAPPPPQSAVELGRFGQDCEAERLRRDKHVLMMELLKLRQQQQNNRLYLQQIEQRLQGTEKKQQQMMRFLAKAMQNPDFVNQLARQRERREDLEEDACKKRPRPIEDAGTSRNDSGLNTDVKVEFDEDLCGFQMSELEALALQMQRLGKAKPGQSSNFEQLASYDRELDEGFWEDLLKQGFDEGEKLVKDEDAEE